The following are encoded in a window of Herpetosiphon gulosus genomic DNA:
- a CDS encoding sialidase family protein, giving the protein MIRRGLVLVMLLVLLCLMAPAATTAQTPTTTPSAAAWAFDTPRTLGRDIGVIRGLATALDEHGYAHTSYLRASEFMAEASHSALIVQGVTQAGDRYERRLWQGEPSAGPTAITARQGRIMVAATLDGQVRLWESRDSGVTWGELASPVAASVAQLAILPDGRAVLALLTRTGMHFHLTIATETSSGSGTWQQANPLPTSPSAVVAVWQRDDVRTDQAGLPQLVIAQGMAGGVQLAITQDGTTWQPQTIASATPHALALSAVGNRLVVVHEQYGARVLWLASSTVREGWQVTRLATPSSVIVEANPLLHDPQTNTVMLLTTCRFPDRPFGSHRAQLCLSRVAAEELHVASAWERQWAEPWTPIAMAQPHTAQAGAVVVTRGMQAHVTWVGQFMPSDFLHINATQAGFVTTSEAMVTTVRIPALARLDAP; this is encoded by the coding sequence ATGATCCGGCGTGGACTAGTGCTGGTGATGCTGCTGGTGCTGCTCTGCCTCATGGCTCCAGCGGCTACCACCGCCCAAACGCCGACCACGACCCCGTCCGCTGCGGCATGGGCCTTCGATACCCCACGCACGTTGGGACGGGACATCGGCGTGATTCGCGGCTTGGCCACGGCACTCGACGAGCACGGCTATGCCCATACCAGTTATCTCCGGGCGAGTGAGTTTATGGCCGAGGCCAGTCACAGCGCCCTGATTGTGCAAGGGGTGACACAGGCTGGCGACCGCTATGAGCGGCGGTTGTGGCAGGGTGAACCAAGCGCTGGCCCCACCGCGATCACCGCCCGCCAAGGCCGGATCATGGTCGCCGCAACGCTTGATGGACAGGTGCGGCTGTGGGAAAGTCGCGATAGTGGGGTGACATGGGGCGAACTGGCCAGTCCGGTGGCCGCCAGCGTGGCGCAACTCGCTATCCTGCCCGATGGACGCGCCGTGCTGGCATTGTTGACGCGCACGGGGATGCACTTTCACCTGACCATCGCGACCGAAACGAGTTCAGGCAGCGGAACGTGGCAACAGGCCAACCCCCTGCCTACAAGTCCAAGCGCGGTAGTGGCCGTGTGGCAGCGCGACGACGTGCGCACCGATCAGGCAGGGTTGCCGCAGTTGGTGATTGCGCAGGGCATGGCGGGTGGCGTTCAGCTTGCCATAACGCAGGACGGGACAACGTGGCAACCGCAGACCATCGCCAGCGCCACCCCGCATGCGCTGGCCCTGAGTGCCGTCGGCAACCGATTGGTCGTGGTGCATGAGCAGTATGGCGCACGGGTGCTGTGGCTGGCGAGTTCGACCGTGCGCGAGGGTTGGCAGGTGACGCGCCTGGCTACGCCGTCCTCGGTGATTGTCGAGGCTAATCCACTGCTCCACGACCCGCAAACCAACACGGTGATGCTGCTGACGACCTGCCGCTTTCCCGACCGCCCCTTTGGCAGCCATCGGGCGCAGCTGTGCCTCAGTCGGGTTGCAGCGGAGGAGCTGCACGTGGCGAGCGCGTGGGAACGTCAGTGGGCTGAACCGTGGACACCCATCGCCATGGCGCAGCCCCATACTGCACAGGCCGGAGCGGTCGTGGTAACGCGAGGGATGCAGGCCCATGTGACATGGGTCGGCCAGTTTATGCCGAGCGATTTTCTGCATATTAACGCAACGCAGGCGGGGTTTGTGACCACCAGCGAGGCCATGGTCACGACGGTGCGGATTCCAGCATTGGCGCGGCTGGATGCACCGTGA